One Bosea sp. 685 DNA segment encodes these proteins:
- a CDS encoding response regulator transcription factor, with translation MRLLIVEDDAEAAAYLTKAFREAGHVADHAADGLEGYAMAEGGGYDVLVVDRMLPRLDGLSLIRSLREQNDVTPALILSALAQVDDRVKGLRAGGDDYLPKPYAFSELLARVEVLSRRRAAPASEPTTYRVGDLALDRLAHRVARGEEEIPLQPREFRLLEYLMKHAGQVVTRTMLLENVWDYHFDPQTNVIDVHVSRLRAKVDKGFEHPMIHTIRGAGYMVRDTAR, from the coding sequence ATGCGACTCCTGATCGTTGAAGATGACGCCGAGGCAGCGGCCTATCTGACCAAGGCCTTCCGCGAGGCCGGCCATGTCGCCGACCATGCCGCCGACGGGCTCGAAGGCTACGCCATGGCGGAGGGCGGCGGCTATGACGTGCTGGTGGTCGACCGCATGCTGCCGCGTCTCGACGGGCTGTCATTGATCCGCTCGCTGCGCGAGCAGAACGACGTGACGCCGGCGCTGATCCTCTCGGCGCTGGCGCAGGTCGATGACCGCGTGAAGGGCCTGCGCGCCGGCGGCGACGATTACCTGCCCAAGCCCTATGCCTTTTCCGAACTGCTCGCGCGGGTCGAGGTGCTGTCGCGCCGCCGCGCCGCGCCGGCTTCCGAGCCCACGACCTATCGCGTCGGCGATCTCGCGCTCGACCGGCTCGCCCATCGCGTCGCGCGCGGCGAGGAGGAAATTCCGCTGCAGCCGCGCGAATTCCGCCTGCTCGAATATCTGATGAAGCATGCCGGGCAGGTGGTGACGCGCACCATGCTGCTGGAGAATGTCTGGGACTATCATTTCGACCCCCAGACCAATGTCATCGACGTGCATGTCAGCCGCCTGCGCGCCAAGGTCGACAAGGGCTTCGAGCACCCGATGATCCACACCATTCGCGGCGCGGGATACATGGTCCGTGACACGGCGCGCTGA